In the genome of Thiorhodovibrio winogradskyi, the window CTGTTAGCACAACAGTCGTTGATTGTGACAAACGCGGACAAGCATAAGCATAATCCAGCCTTCATCGACGATGTTATTCTGACAATCAAGAACTCCGTTGACCGCATGGAACGTCTGATGACGCAACTCCGTCACGGCAAGCGCGAGTTAGAGTCGAGGCGATGTATTATAAGCACTGTTCTTGCCGAGGCCATTAGCAGATCTTGCCCTACACCCCCAATTCCTGTACTTAAGGTTGCTGATCAAGATATCGTGGTGATGGCCGACGAGGAACGTTTGATCACCTCACTTGCGCATTTGCTAAAAAACGCGCGGGAGGCAACATCAAGCGATGGTTCGGTTAGCGCTGAACTTCTGAGGGAGGAAGCGACGGCCATCATCAAAATCTCCGACGATGGTGTCGGCATGTCTGCTGACTTTGTCACAAATCGGTTATTTAAACCATTTGATTCGACTAAAGGCCTGACGGGAATGGGTATTGGCGCCTTTGAGAGTCGCGAATATATTCGTGCCTTAGGCGGAGACCTGCAAGTCGACAGCAAGCCAGGTGAGGGCACCCTTTTTACAATTCGTCTCCCCTGCCCTTCCAACCCCAAGGAAGCAACCGATCATCCTGCAAAACCACTCGAAGAGGGGATTTTCGGATGAGTCAGTCAGCACCGCACTTGTTAATTGTTGAAGATGACCCTGGTTTGCAAAGTCAGCTGCGCTGGTGTTTCGATGGGTACCGTGTGTTGATTGCAGGCAACCGTGCAGAGGCTGTGGCGCATGTCCGCAAACACCGACCGAGTGTTGTCACCCTCGATCTCGGTTTGCCACCTGACCCCGGCGGAGTCAGCGAGGGCATGAGTACCCTTAGCGAAATGATTGCCATTGCTCCGGGAACAAAAATTATTGTTGTCACAGGCAATGATGATCGCTCCCACGCCGTGAAAGCCATCGGCCTGGGTGCTTACGATTTTCATCTCAAACCCATCGATGCGGGAATGCTGAAGCTGGTCATCGACAGAGCTCGCAACTTGTTTGAGCTTGAAGCCGAGAATCAGCTATTACAGGGTGGCAGTTTTTTCGAAACGCCATTTGCCAATTTAATCACGAATAGCGATAACATTTTGTCGCTCTGCCGCGATGTCGAAAAGGTTGCGGACACGAGTGCAAACGTGCTTATCCTTGGCGAAACAGGCACGGGAAAGGAGCTTTTCGCCCGCGCCTTGCATAACCTGAGTTCTCGCGCCTCATCCCGATTTGTCGCTGTGAACTGCGCCGCGATACCCGAACAGTTACTGGAAAGCGAATTATTTGGACACGAGAAAGGTGCTTTTACCGGCGCAAGTGGCCAAAGCGTGGGAAAAATCGAGCATGCGAACGGCGGGACTTTCTTTCTAGATGAAATCGGCGATTTACCTATCTCTCTTCAACCAAAACTGCTAAGATTCTTACAAGAGCATGTTATAGAAAGGATTGGTGGGAGAAATGAAATCTCGGTCGACTTGCGCATCGTCTCCGCCACCCATAGAAATCTCCCTGATCTGGTCGCTGGCGGCCACTTTCGAGAAGATCTGTTTTATCGCCTGAGCGAAGTCATGATTGAGCTCCCCCCCGTCAGAGAGCGCCCGGGAGACGCGGTTATCCTCGCACGGGCTTTCTTGAAACGATACAATGCGCACTTTGGCAAATCGCATCGCGGCTTCACCCCCGAGGCTGTCAGAGCCATTGATCTTCACGCTTGGCCTGGCAACGTCAGAGAAATCGAGGGTGCTGTTAAAAAGGCGGTTGCCATGGCGGACGGCCCCGTCATTTCCGCCGAGGATCTCGGCCTCGCCTTGGATGGAATCGATACACCAGAGACCACCCTAAATCTACGCGAGGTTCGCAAGCAGGCTGAAAAGGCTGCGATCCAGCAGGCATTGGCAAGGGCCGACGGTAACCTTTCGCAGGCGGCCAATCTTTTAGGCGTTACGCGGCCAACACTGTACAACCTGCTTGAAAAGTATGGACAAAAACCGATCG includes:
- the prsR gene encoding PEP-CTERM-box response regulator transcription factor; its protein translation is MSQSAPHLLIVEDDPGLQSQLRWCFDGYRVLIAGNRAEAVAHVRKHRPSVVTLDLGLPPDPGGVSEGMSTLSEMIAIAPGTKIIVVTGNDDRSHAVKAIGLGAYDFHLKPIDAGMLKLVIDRARNLFELEAENQLLQGGSFFETPFANLITNSDNILSLCRDVEKVADTSANVLILGETGTGKELFARALHNLSSRASSRFVAVNCAAIPEQLLESELFGHEKGAFTGASGQSVGKIEHANGGTFFLDEIGDLPISLQPKLLRFLQEHVIERIGGRNEISVDLRIVSATHRNLPDLVAGGHFREDLFYRLSEVMIELPPVRERPGDAVILARAFLKRYNAHFGKSHRGFTPEAVRAIDLHAWPGNVREIEGAVKKAVAMADGPVISAEDLGLALDGIDTPETTLNLREVRKQAEKAAIQQALARADGNLSQAANLLGVTRPTLYNLLEKYGQKPIESQHPK